The following are from one region of the Denitrobacterium detoxificans genome:
- the rnpM gene encoding RNase P modulator RnpM, with the protein MGQNGNMQTAGAKRVRTCIACGAQQGKNSLYRVVRSPEGAVSFDATGRASGRGAYVCSAACLDRACKTKRLDRALKMKVSDQDLARVVADMRDAISRSEVM; encoded by the coding sequence ATGGGGCAGAACGGCAACATGCAAACGGCTGGCGCAAAGCGCGTGCGCACCTGCATCGCCTGCGGTGCGCAGCAGGGAAAGAATTCCCTGTACCGCGTCGTGCGCTCTCCGGAAGGGGCCGTCTCGTTCGACGCAACGGGGCGCGCTTCCGGCCGCGGTGCCTATGTCTGTTCTGCCGCATGTCTTGATCGGGCATGCAAGACCAAGCGGTTAGATCGTGCGTTGAAGATGAAAGTGTCCGATCAAGATCTCGCGCGCGTTGTCGCCGATATGCGCGACGCGATTTCGCGGTCTGAAGTAATGTAA
- a CDS encoding DHH family phosphoesterase — protein sequence MTSEFGSLEGVASALLEAQSLVICGHISPDGDCIGSQLGLAHALRSLGKQVTCLLAHDEPIDYGLRFLPGASELVPASQFQGSFDTFVTVDVPAAARLGEDAAALHAGAAHTVTVDHHLFKTPLSQAYFVDSQAPSCSMIIWQLVELLGAPRTPEVALCCYTGLVTDTGGFSFQNTNAQALRLAASMVEAGARPDLVAREVFQNRSLASLELQKVMLSRMSISDDGVSAVSYLTRADFQELGAVKADAEPLINVLRSVRGIRVACILREQEDCVRGSLRAKDDTDVASIANRLGGGGHRAAAGFTFHGTLAQAREAVAAELAAL from the coding sequence TTGACTAGCGAGTTCGGTAGCCTGGAAGGCGTGGCGTCTGCGCTGCTCGAAGCGCAGAGCCTCGTCATCTGCGGTCATATTAGCCCCGATGGCGATTGCATTGGCTCGCAGCTGGGCCTGGCCCATGCACTGCGTTCCCTGGGCAAGCAGGTTACGTGCTTGCTGGCCCACGACGAGCCCATCGACTACGGCCTGCGCTTCCTTCCGGGCGCTTCCGAATTGGTTCCCGCATCCCAGTTTCAGGGCAGCTTCGACACGTTCGTTACGGTCGACGTGCCCGCCGCCGCCCGGTTGGGCGAAGACGCCGCTGCGCTGCATGCCGGTGCCGCCCATACCGTCACGGTCGACCATCACCTCTTCAAGACGCCGCTTTCCCAGGCGTATTTCGTCGATTCGCAGGCTCCGTCCTGCTCTATGATCATCTGGCAGCTGGTCGAACTTCTGGGTGCTCCGCGCACGCCCGAAGTGGCCCTGTGCTGCTACACGGGCTTGGTTACCGATACGGGTGGCTTCAGCTTCCAGAACACCAACGCTCAGGCACTGCGCCTGGCGGCTAGCATGGTGGAAGCAGGTGCGCGTCCCGATCTGGTCGCGCGCGAAGTCTTCCAGAACCGCAGCCTTGCCTCGCTCGAGCTGCAGAAGGTCATGCTCAGCCGCATGTCCATTTCGGATGACGGCGTTTCGGCTGTTAGCTACCTTACGCGCGCCGACTTCCAAGAGCTTGGCGCCGTGAAGGCCGATGCCGAACCCCTTATTAACGTACTTCGTTCCGTGCGTGGCATTCGCGTGGCATGCATCCTGCGCGAGCAGGAAGATTGCGTGCGCGGTAGCCTGCGTGCGAAGGACGATACCGACGTTGCCAGCATTGCAAATCGTCTTGGTGGCGGTGGCCATCGTGCGGCTGCTGGCTTCACGTTCCATGGCACGCTTGCGCAGGCGCGCGAAGCGGTTGCCGCCGAGCTTGCTGCCCTGTAG
- the rimP gene encoding ribosome maturation factor RimP, which yields MLTRKEETLLEALEPAATQAGIEIVTVEVAGAKKAPTIKVYIDTPSGVGFDQLAAAQKWIGAIMDDIDPFPGAYTLEVSSPGIDRPLRTPEHFTKFAGEDVLITCRGPVSGRSKWTGVLRGFQDGSVIVEAEGESVSIPLEDIKRARVKGKIDFNA from the coding sequence GTGCTCACGCGAAAGGAAGAAACGCTGCTCGAGGCGCTCGAGCCTGCTGCTACCCAGGCGGGCATCGAGATCGTTACCGTGGAAGTGGCGGGTGCCAAGAAGGCTCCCACCATCAAGGTGTACATCGATACGCCTTCCGGTGTCGGTTTCGACCAGCTGGCGGCTGCCCAGAAGTGGATTGGCGCCATCATGGACGACATCGATCCGTTTCCTGGTGCCTACACCCTCGAAGTAAGCTCCCCGGGCATCGACCGCCCGTTGCGCACGCCCGAGCATTTCACCAAGTTCGCGGGCGAAGACGTCCTTATCACTTGCCGCGGTCCCGTTTCCGGCCGCTCCAAGTGGACGGGCGTGCTCCGCGGCTTCCAGGATGGCTCGGTTATCGTAGAAGCGGAAGGCGAGTCCGTCTCCATTCCGCTGGAAGACATCAAACGTGCCCGTGTAAAGGGCAAAATCGATTTCAACGCATAG
- a CDS encoding GGDEF domain-containing protein, with product MTATTRSYRIRVQAIVVFLAICVLTVLSLAASSDYIHDADVESVQTSFARGWTDEGGNLVDLSMLGDAELSDDDNLMLHNRLPYELDPGSELIFCSCNTNFIVYVNGEEVYSFQPERSPLVGHNYGYAFHFIDLPSSDAGAEVDIYVSGMYADNSSEFKAMEISSANDYVHRHFLRGVPLGLICLGVVFLGAILIAVHFYLRKINRITYNLASLGFFSVVVGVWSGMHTLIPYLYGGSIQLWRVIDCYSLIFAPYLLVAFADSLMVKRGKRYVWASFAVAMTLAVAAFVLNLADIVDIHYTMRVVRVVMFLQAGLAIYMIGSTVRFQLKSGSYVRNYSVVNALIFFIATGIVDLISYVYVRFSFYTPGMFASLGLLIALIIVYMNIGKIVKSDAVSASQIDEIRNLAVTDALTGVGNVRAWNNAKEELQNMFESGLLEDAAVCMLDVNNLKNVNDTLGHEAGDRYICVAAGCINRTFGKFGGCYRKGGDEFTAVICTSDPAADFRECLVGLNELLDEFNAGEGSPLPMRIAVGSASVKEHGSFEVAEIVADESMYAHKSSMKDARPA from the coding sequence GTGACTGCGACTACGCGTTCATATCGCATTAGGGTCCAGGCCATCGTTGTGTTTTTGGCGATATGCGTGCTTACGGTTCTGTCGTTGGCCGCATCGAGCGACTACATTCACGATGCCGACGTCGAATCGGTGCAGACTTCCTTTGCTCGGGGCTGGACCGATGAAGGCGGGAATCTCGTCGACCTTTCCATGCTTGGCGACGCGGAGCTATCCGACGACGATAACTTGATGCTCCATAACAGGCTTCCGTACGAGCTGGATCCTGGCTCCGAGCTTATCTTCTGCAGCTGCAATACGAATTTCATCGTGTACGTGAACGGGGAAGAGGTCTATAGCTTCCAGCCGGAGCGTTCCCCGTTAGTGGGGCATAACTACGGGTACGCGTTTCACTTCATCGACCTGCCGTCATCCGATGCTGGTGCGGAAGTCGACATCTACGTGAGCGGCATGTACGCCGATAACTCGTCGGAGTTCAAGGCCATGGAAATATCCTCGGCGAACGATTACGTGCATCGTCATTTCCTGCGTGGCGTACCCCTCGGCCTCATTTGCCTTGGCGTGGTGTTCCTGGGGGCTATCCTCATTGCCGTGCACTTTTACCTGCGAAAGATCAACCGCATTACGTATAACCTGGCGTCATTGGGCTTCTTCAGCGTCGTCGTTGGCGTTTGGTCTGGCATGCATACGCTCATTCCGTACCTGTATGGCGGCAGCATCCAGCTGTGGCGCGTCATCGATTGCTATAGCCTCATCTTCGCCCCGTATTTGCTCGTGGCCTTTGCCGACTCCCTTATGGTGAAGCGCGGAAAGCGCTACGTATGGGCTTCGTTTGCCGTTGCCATGACTTTGGCCGTTGCAGCATTCGTCCTCAACCTTGCCGATATCGTCGACATCCACTACACGATGCGCGTCGTGCGCGTGGTCATGTTCCTGCAGGCTGGCCTGGCTATCTACATGATCGGCTCTACCGTTCGCTTTCAGCTGAAATCGGGGAGCTACGTGCGGAATTATTCCGTCGTCAATGCGCTCATATTTTTCATCGCTACGGGAATCGTCGATCTCATTTCGTATGTCTACGTGCGCTTTTCGTTCTACACTCCTGGCATGTTTGCGTCGCTTGGCCTGCTCATTGCCCTGATTATCGTGTACATGAACATTGGCAAGATCGTGAAGAGCGATGCCGTAAGCGCCAGCCAGATTGACGAGATTCGCAACCTCGCCGTTACCGATGCGCTTACGGGCGTCGGCAACGTACGCGCTTGGAATAATGCCAAGGAAGAGCTGCAGAACATGTTTGAATCGGGGCTATTGGAAGATGCTGCGGTATGCATGCTCGACGTGAATAACCTGAAGAACGTCAACGATACGCTGGGCCACGAGGCGGGCGACCGCTACATTTGCGTTGCTGCCGGTTGCATCAACCGTACGTTTGGCAAGTTCGGCGGGTGCTATCGCAAGGGAGGCGATGAATTTACTGCCGTCATCTGCACGTCCGATCCCGCTGCTGATTTTCGCGAGTGCTTGGTGGGTCTCAACGAGCTCCTCGACGAGTTCAATGCGGGGGAGGGCTCGCCGCTTCCCATGCGCATCGCCGTGGGTTCGGCCAGCGTGAAGGAGCATGGTTCGTTCGAGGTTGCCGAAATCGTCGCAGACGAGAGCATGTACGCCCACAAGTCGTCTATGAAGGATGCGCGGCCTGCTTAG
- the rbfA gene encoding 30S ribosome-binding factor RbfA, protein MKQGSSSRKVNEQAREVIASALLFDISDPRLSLVTITGCEVSFDRSVCNVYYTADASEYESVAAAFEGAKGRIRSLMAKRLSWRVAPELRFILDASVDEAERIESALLREAKRSGGSVD, encoded by the coding sequence ATGAAGCAGGGTAGTTCTTCTCGCAAGGTAAACGAGCAAGCGCGCGAGGTCATCGCCAGCGCGCTGCTCTTCGACATCTCCGACCCGCGCTTGTCGCTGGTCACCATTACGGGCTGCGAAGTCAGCTTTGACCGCAGCGTGTGCAACGTGTACTACACGGCCGACGCTTCGGAATACGAAAGCGTTGCCGCCGCGTTCGAGGGCGCCAAGGGCCGTATTCGCTCGCTCATGGCGAAGCGTCTGTCCTGGCGCGTTGCGCCCGAGCTGCGCTTCATCCTCGATGCTAGCGTCGACGAGGCCGAGCGCATCGAAAGCGCCCTGCTTCGCGAGGCCAAGAGGAGCGGTGGAAGCGTTGACTAG
- the nusA gene encoding transcription termination factor NusA — MASSELIEALQMLAHERKIDEFYLIERLEASLAKSYQHILDLEWDARVTIDRNSGKIYVYELVPVGEPDEETGEYTEFEERDVTPHDVSRIAAQNAKSVISTLVREAGRQTIYEEFSKRVGDLVTGTVLQGTPDFTIIKIRDGVEAELPHYDKTRYPNERNERPKNERYRHNQRLKTLIIEVRNPNSEDVKARGEQARPSIVVSRTHPDLIRRLFEIEVPEIYDGVVEIKSIAREPGARSKVAVYSREANLDPVGACVGPRGSRVRMVVEELRNERVDVIQWSEDPAVYVRNALSPARVSHVEIDEETQYATVVVPDDQLSLAIGKEGQNARLAARLTGWHIDIKSASFAGSPAPVDNVLIDEDVVEDEDGLCEYVSPDGVRCRNHARPGSHFCGIHASQSEE; from the coding sequence ATGGCAAGTTCAGAGCTGATTGAAGCGTTGCAGATGCTCGCTCACGAGCGAAAGATCGATGAGTTCTACCTTATCGAGCGTCTGGAAGCTTCGCTCGCGAAAAGCTATCAGCATATCCTCGACCTGGAATGGGACGCGCGCGTCACCATCGACCGCAATTCCGGCAAGATCTACGTGTACGAGCTCGTGCCCGTAGGCGAGCCCGATGAGGAAACCGGCGAATACACCGAGTTCGAAGAGCGCGACGTTACGCCTCACGACGTAAGCCGCATTGCCGCCCAGAACGCCAAGAGCGTCATCTCCACGCTCGTGCGCGAAGCTGGTCGTCAGACCATCTACGAAGAGTTCAGCAAGCGCGTAGGCGACCTGGTCACCGGTACCGTGCTGCAGGGCACGCCCGATTTCACGATCATCAAGATTCGCGATGGCGTGGAAGCAGAACTGCCGCACTACGACAAGACGCGTTACCCCAACGAGCGCAACGAGCGCCCGAAGAACGAGCGCTATCGCCACAACCAGCGCCTGAAGACGCTCATCATCGAGGTTCGCAACCCGAACTCTGAAGATGTGAAGGCCCGCGGCGAACAGGCTCGTCCGTCCATCGTGGTGTCCCGTACCCATCCCGACCTCATCCGTCGCCTGTTCGAGATCGAAGTTCCCGAAATCTACGACGGCGTGGTGGAAATCAAGTCCATCGCCCGCGAGCCTGGCGCCCGCTCCAAGGTGGCCGTGTACAGCCGCGAGGCTAACCTCGACCCGGTAGGCGCTTGCGTTGGCCCGCGTGGCAGCCGCGTGCGCATGGTGGTCGAAGAGCTGCGCAACGAGCGCGTCGACGTCATCCAGTGGAGCGAAGACCCGGCCGTGTACGTGCGCAACGCCCTTTCCCCGGCGCGCGTTTCCCACGTGGAAATCGACGAGGAAACCCAGTACGCTACCGTGGTCGTTCCCGATGACCAGCTTTCCCTGGCCATTGGCAAGGAAGGCCAGAACGCCCGTCTGGCTGCGCGCCTCACGGGTTGGCACATCGATATCAAGTCCGCTTCCTTCGCGGGTTCGCCTGCGCCGGTCGACAACGTGCTCATCGACGAAGATGTCGTTGAAGACGAAGACGGTCTGTGCGAATACGTAAGCCCCGATGGCGTTCGCTGCCGCAACCATGCCCGTCCGGGCAGCCACTTCTGCGGCATCCACGCTTCGCAGTCGGAAGAGTAG
- the infB gene encoding translation initiation factor IF-2: protein MAIMRVHELAKELNMTSKELLDRLAEMKIPAKSHASVLNDAYVDKIRKNLAPELKERAGIIDDEEARKLAEEKAEAEAKKAEEEAERRAAVEAERAQREAERAKRQQQAAESEEDTEEAQADQAPAVKRPPSPYANLAEQIAAEKERVAREAAEAKARARMAAVQRDVAKKQAVEQRLHASRSKSSHKSTEQAAAPKAPTRAVPTTSSRFDSLLSQIESEKQRLQQSKQEAAARAKAARGNAPARGKKGRHNGHTFEPDVPELAGQQVESGEDRYAQMAVKAEKLQRDKVLSEARAAVAAASHEGEGRRRKRKEKRQAEARERAEMEAIQKGLDPSLVLDDSVIEIPQGATVQKFAELLGVAPNDVIKRLFMLGQVLTLTQSMSDDLIELISDDMGRKVRVVNPEEEYAVVYNDSEEDLKPRPPVVTVMGHVDHGKTSLLDAIRETGVAEREAGGITQAIGASVVDLNGRQVTFIDTPGHEAFTAMRARGASITDVVVLVVAADDGVMPQTVEAINHAKAADVPIVVAVNKIDKPGATPDRVRQELTEYGIIPEEWGGKNMFVDVSAKKRLHIDDLLETILLQADVLELKANPNADASGYVIESKLDKGRGPVATVLVARGTLHPGDTVVAGTSYGRVRALIDPRGEHRDEAYPADPVEILGLNSVATAGDEFRVFEDERDARKLAEERALRKRLKQQEASHMSLDDLFNRIEEGKTTDLNLVVKADVDGSIEALRGAFDKMDQSEVKINIIHAAVGGITETDVTLAAASDAIIIGFNVRPMGKSKQMAEKEKVDIRLYRVIYQAIEDINAARVGLLSPDIVEKDTGIVEVRETFKVPKVGTIAGAYVMEGEISRDDRVRIVRDGTVVYEGTIASLRRFKDDVKSVRSGYECGIGIDGYQDIKVGDTIEGYKTVEVERTE, encoded by the coding sequence ATGGCAATTATGCGCGTACATGAGCTGGCGAAAGAGCTGAACATGACCAGTAAGGAACTGCTCGATCGCCTCGCCGAAATGAAAATTCCGGCCAAGAGCCACGCGAGCGTTCTCAACGATGCCTACGTCGACAAGATTCGCAAGAACCTTGCGCCCGAACTGAAGGAGCGCGCGGGCATCATCGACGACGAGGAAGCTCGCAAGCTTGCCGAGGAAAAGGCCGAAGCCGAAGCCAAGAAGGCCGAGGAAGAGGCCGAGCGTCGTGCTGCCGTGGAAGCGGAACGCGCACAGCGCGAAGCCGAGCGCGCCAAGCGTCAGCAGCAGGCAGCCGAATCCGAAGAAGATACCGAAGAGGCCCAGGCCGACCAGGCTCCGGCCGTGAAGCGTCCGCCTTCGCCCTACGCGAACCTGGCGGAGCAGATTGCCGCCGAAAAGGAGCGCGTCGCCCGCGAGGCCGCCGAAGCCAAGGCCCGTGCCCGTATGGCAGCCGTTCAGCGCGACGTTGCGAAGAAGCAGGCCGTGGAACAGCGCCTGCATGCCTCCCGCAGCAAGTCTTCCCACAAGTCCACGGAACAGGCCGCTGCTCCCAAGGCTCCGACTCGTGCCGTTCCCACCACCTCCAGCCGCTTCGATTCGCTGCTTTCCCAGATCGAAAGCGAGAAGCAGCGTCTCCAGCAGAGCAAGCAGGAAGCTGCCGCCCGCGCCAAGGCTGCTCGCGGCAATGCTCCCGCGCGTGGCAAGAAGGGTCGCCACAATGGTCACACCTTCGAGCCCGACGTACCCGAATTGGCTGGTCAGCAGGTTGAATCCGGCGAAGACCGTTACGCTCAGATGGCCGTGAAGGCCGAAAAGCTGCAGCGTGACAAGGTGCTTTCCGAAGCGCGTGCCGCCGTTGCCGCTGCTAGCCACGAGGGCGAGGGCCGTCGCCGCAAGCGCAAGGAAAAGCGTCAGGCAGAAGCTCGCGAGCGCGCCGAGATGGAAGCCATTCAGAAGGGCCTCGATCCCAGCCTGGTGCTCGACGACTCCGTCATCGAGATTCCCCAGGGCGCTACGGTTCAGAAGTTCGCCGAGCTGCTGGGCGTAGCCCCCAACGACGTCATCAAGCGTCTGTTCATGCTGGGCCAGGTGCTCACGCTCACGCAGAGCATGTCCGACGACCTCATCGAGCTCATTTCCGACGACATGGGCCGCAAGGTGCGCGTCGTGAACCCCGAAGAAGAATACGCCGTCGTGTACAACGACAGCGAGGAAGACCTGAAGCCGCGTCCGCCGGTAGTTACCGTCATGGGTCACGTCGACCACGGCAAGACGAGCTTGCTCGACGCCATCCGCGAGACGGGCGTTGCCGAGCGCGAGGCCGGCGGCATCACGCAGGCCATCGGCGCTTCGGTGGTCGACCTCAACGGCCGTCAGGTCACCTTCATCGACACCCCTGGTCACGAGGCATTTACCGCCATGCGTGCCCGCGGTGCCAGCATCACCGACGTGGTTGTTCTGGTTGTCGCTGCCGACGACGGCGTCATGCCGCAGACGGTCGAGGCAATCAACCACGCCAAGGCTGCCGACGTGCCCATCGTGGTTGCCGTGAACAAGATCGACAAGCCCGGTGCCACGCCCGACCGCGTGCGTCAGGAGCTCACCGAATATGGCATCATCCCCGAGGAATGGGGCGGCAAGAACATGTTCGTCGACGTGTCGGCCAAGAAGCGCCTGCATATCGATGACCTGCTGGAAACCATTCTGCTCCAGGCCGACGTTCTGGAACTGAAGGCCAACCCGAATGCCGACGCCAGCGGCTACGTCATCGAGTCGAAGCTCGACAAGGGCCGTGGTCCCGTGGCCACCGTGCTTGTTGCCCGTGGTACGCTGCATCCCGGCGACACCGTGGTTGCCGGCACCAGCTATGGCCGCGTGCGCGCCCTCATCGACCCGCGTGGCGAGCATCGCGACGAGGCGTATCCCGCCGACCCGGTCGAGATCCTGGGCCTGAACAGCGTTGCCACTGCAGGTGACGAGTTCCGCGTGTTCGAAGACGAGCGCGACGCCCGCAAGCTGGCCGAGGAACGCGCTCTGCGCAAGCGCCTGAAGCAGCAGGAAGCTTCCCACATGTCGCTGGACGACCTGTTCAACCGCATCGAGGAAGGCAAGACGACCGACCTGAACCTGGTTGTGAAGGCCGACGTCGACGGCTCCATCGAGGCCCTGCGTGGCGCCTTCGACAAGATGGACCAGTCGGAAGTAAAGATCAACATCATCCATGCTGCCGTTGGTGGCATCACCGAGACCGACGTCACGCTGGCTGCCGCCTCCGACGCCATCATCATCGGCTTCAACGTGCGCCCCATGGGCAAGAGCAAGCAGATGGCGGAAAAGGAAAAGGTCGACATTCGCCTGTATCGCGTTATCTACCAGGCCATCGAAGACATCAACGCCGCTCGCGTTGGTCTGCTTTCGCCCGACATCGTGGAAAAGGACACGGGCATCGTGGAAGTCCGCGAGACGTTCAAGGTTCCCAAGGTGGGCACCATCGCCGGCGCCTACGTTATGGAAGGCGAGATCAGCCGCGACGACCGCGTGCGCATCGTGCGCGACGGTACGGTTGTCTACGAAGGCACCATCGCCAGCCTGCGTCGCTTCAAGGACGACGTCAAGAGCGTGCGTTCGGGCTACGAATGCGGCATTGGCATCGACGGCTACCAGGACATCAAGGTGGGCGACACCATCGAAGGTTACAAGACGGTGGAAGTGGAGCGTACCGAGTAA